One window of the Streptococcus parasanguinis ATCC 15912 genome contains the following:
- the pyrR gene encoding bifunctional pyr operon transcriptional regulator/uracil phosphoribosyltransferase PyrR produces the protein MKTKEVVDDLTMKRAITRITYEIIERNKDLSQIVLVGIKTRGVYIARRIQERLSQLEQIDVPVAELDTKPFRDDMKATEDTTVLPVDIAHREVILIDDVLYTGRTIRAAIDNLVSHGRPARVSLAVLVDRGHRELPIRPDFVGKNIPTSKSEEIIVEMVELDGQDRVLIKEA, from the coding sequence ATGAAAACCAAAGAAGTCGTTGATGATTTGACGATGAAACGGGCCATTACCCGGATCACCTACGAAATCATTGAACGAAACAAAGATTTAAGCCAGATTGTGCTGGTGGGGATCAAGACGCGTGGTGTTTACATCGCTCGCCGGATCCAAGAACGCCTCTCTCAGCTGGAACAAATCGATGTCCCTGTAGCAGAACTAGATACCAAGCCTTTCCGAGATGACATGAAGGCGACCGAGGATACGACGGTCTTACCAGTTGATATCGCTCATAGAGAAGTCATTTTGATCGATGATGTCCTCTATACAGGTCGCACGATACGCGCTGCCATTGACAATCTGGTCAGTCACGGTCGTCCTGCTCGAGTGAGTCTTGCGGTTCTAGTCGACCGTGGGCATCGGGAGTTGCCGATTCGTCCGGACTTTGTTGGGAAAAATATCCCGACAAGTAAGTCAGAGGAAATCATTGTCGAGATGGTGGAGCTAGACGGTCAAGACCGCGTCCTCATCAAAGAAGCTTAA
- a CDS encoding Pr6Pr family membrane protein, with translation MKFKLLFSYRFLLFILSVLGVYLQLTKHGGFGMMLYYTILSNMLVMFFMGDMVWRMVRGRSNQTQGYLRMKGAVTMSIMITCVIYHFMLAPLATPEKFYRLENFLCHYIVPLMFFFDTLVIDKAKQYRRLDPFLWTLIPLAYMLFALFNGLVLKWPIPGAKDSPFAYFFINVNKYGWAFVGKWVVIIFIAYLLAGYVLYGIKNIKRKSAVS, from the coding sequence ATGAAATTCAAACTATTATTTAGCTATCGTTTTCTATTGTTTATCTTAAGTGTACTCGGTGTTTATCTGCAACTGACCAAGCATGGTGGCTTTGGCATGATGCTCTATTACACCATTTTATCTAACATGTTGGTCATGTTCTTTATGGGAGACATGGTTTGGCGCATGGTTCGAGGGCGTTCGAACCAGACTCAGGGCTACCTTCGTATGAAAGGCGCAGTTACCATGTCCATTATGATCACCTGTGTCATCTACCACTTTATGTTGGCGCCTCTTGCGACACCAGAGAAGTTTTATCGTTTGGAAAACTTCCTTTGTCATTACATCGTTCCTCTGATGTTCTTCTTTGATACCCTAGTGATTGATAAAGCCAAGCAATACCGTAGACTCGATCCCTTCCTTTGGACCTTGATTCCCCTGGCTTACATGCTCTTTGCCCTTTTCAATGGGTTGGTATTGAAGTGGCCGATTCCAGGTGCAAAAGATAGTCCCTTTGCCTATTTCTTTATCAATGTTAATAAATACGGCTGGGCTTTTGTGGGCAAATGGGTGGTGATCATCTTTATCGCTTACCTCTTAGCTGGCTATGTACTCTATGGGATTAAAAATATCAAGCGGAAATCAGCTGTTTCTTAG
- a CDS encoding zinc ribbon domain-containing protein YjdM, giving the protein MNNLPNCPKCNSEYVYEDGALLVCPECAYEWNPAEVEEEEGVVAIDANGNKLADGDTVTLIKDLKVKGAPKDLKQGTRVKNIRIVEGDHNIDCKIDGFGAMKLKSEFVKKI; this is encoded by the coding sequence ATGAATAACTTACCAAACTGTCCAAAATGTAACTCTGAATACGTCTATGAAGATGGAGCGCTCTTGGTGTGCCCAGAGTGTGCGTATGAATGGAACCCAGCTGAGGTCGAAGAAGAAGAGGGGGTCGTAGCGATTGACGCCAACGGAAACAAATTGGCTGATGGCGATACGGTGACCTTGATCAAAGATTTGAAAGTGAAGGGTGCACCGAAAGATTTGAAACAAGGTACGCGCGTGAAAAACATCCGTATCGTGGAAGGAGACCACAACATCGATTGTAAGATTGATGGCTTTGGTGCAATGAAGCTCAAATCAGAATTTGTGAAGAAGATCTAA
- a CDS encoding HAD family hydrolase produces the protein MNPHKYAFKNYIFDFYGTLVDIETDESSPILWDTMAQIYQSYGASYTGEGLRLRYRELVQQAEEDLAKEKQVAYPEIDLTVIFVQLYLEGHPSGNSVAHLKEWGRLIARTFRVLSRKRLELYPHTKEVLEDMKAAGCRIFLLSNAQADFTNPEIDLVGLRELFHAIYLSSDAGIRKPQPEFLLEVMKEHQLNPEKTVMVGNDFTTDVAVAQSIGMESVLINTFPYSDAELREKNQAGVRVIRDIQELQED, from the coding sequence ATGAATCCGCACAAGTACGCATTTAAAAACTATATTTTTGATTTTTATGGAACCTTGGTCGACATCGAAACCGATGAGTCGAGTCCCATTTTATGGGATACCATGGCTCAGATCTACCAATCCTACGGGGCAAGCTATACAGGAGAAGGCTTGCGTCTGCGTTATAGAGAGCTGGTGCAACAAGCCGAAGAAGACTTGGCTAAGGAAAAACAAGTTGCCTACCCAGAGATTGATCTAACGGTCATCTTTGTGCAATTGTATTTAGAAGGTCATCCAAGTGGGAATAGTGTTGCCCACCTCAAAGAGTGGGGACGTTTGATTGCGCGGACTTTCCGTGTCCTTTCTCGCAAGCGGTTGGAGCTTTATCCTCACACGAAAGAAGTATTAGAGGATATGAAAGCTGCAGGTTGCCGAATCTTTCTCTTATCCAATGCCCAAGCAGATTTTACCAATCCGGAGATTGATTTGGTTGGTTTGAGAGAACTTTTCCATGCTATTTACTTGTCATCTGATGCAGGTATTCGCAAACCTCAGCCAGAGTTTCTCTTGGAAGTGATGAAAGAACACCAGTTGAACCCTGAGAAAACGGTCATGGTGGGGAATGACTTTACGACAGATGTCGCTGTTGCCCAAAGTATCGGGATGGAGAGTGTCTTGATCAATACTTTCCCTTACTCTGATGCTGAACTGCGCGAGAAGAATCAAGCAGGCGTGCGCGTGATTCGAGATATTCAAGAATTGCAGGAAGATTGA
- a CDS encoding PaaI family thioesterase produces MKDFHFDAIAAFENYEIEKMRDGHVVVTTKVVESSLNYYGNAHGGYLFTLCDQVSGLVVVSQGVDGVTLQSSINYLKAGRLGDVLTIHGECVHSGRTTQVVDVDITNQDGANVCKATFTMFVTGVRDESAQVRI; encoded by the coding sequence ATGAAAGATTTTCACTTTGATGCAATTGCTGCATTTGAAAATTATGAAATCGAAAAGATGAGAGATGGCCATGTAGTGGTGACAACCAAGGTCGTGGAATCATCGCTCAATTATTATGGAAATGCGCACGGAGGCTATCTCTTTACCCTGTGTGACCAAGTCAGTGGGTTGGTCGTGGTTTCTCAAGGGGTCGATGGGGTGACCTTGCAATCCTCGATCAATTACTTGAAAGCAGGGCGTCTGGGGGATGTCCTCACGATCCATGGCGAATGTGTCCACAGTGGACGGACGACTCAAGTTGTGGATGTCGATATTACCAATCAAGACGGGGCAAATGTCTGCAAGGCAACCTTTACGATGTTTGTTACGGGAGTGAGAGATGAATCCGCACAAGTACGCATTTAA
- a CDS encoding ATP-binding cassette domain-containing protein, which produces MKSECLNIKGLNVWYKKNKPIIKDTNLLVPNHSVVGLIGRNGAGKTTLLKALSSVFDHRQYAVESVTIEDKATSFHTNFYKSRTYTVFTENNSFLNWDFVHYFNFVCRLYHRKRDEKVLQDLISGFHFEEFLNTDIGSLSTGNKKKVFLITAFYLKPPLLILDEPFDGLDFDATEFLYGLLLQYKEEGSILMSSHIAESIVRVCDTAYSIEDGHLDAIESNLEDWFHDVNRQRG; this is translated from the coding sequence ATGAAGAGTGAGTGTTTAAACATCAAGGGGTTAAACGTTTGGTATAAAAAAAACAAGCCCATTATAAAAGACACGAATTTGCTTGTACCCAATCATTCTGTAGTAGGGTTGATTGGTCGAAATGGAGCTGGGAAGACAACCTTGCTAAAAGCTTTAAGTAGTGTTTTTGATCATCGGCAGTATGCAGTTGAGTCTGTTACCATAGAAGACAAGGCGACCTCTTTTCATACGAATTTCTATAAGAGTCGTACCTATACAGTTTTTACTGAAAACAATAGTTTTTTAAACTGGGATTTTGTTCACTATTTTAATTTTGTCTGTCGTTTGTATCATCGAAAGAGAGATGAAAAGGTATTGCAGGACTTGATTTCAGGCTTTCATTTTGAAGAATTTCTCAACACCGATATCGGTAGTTTGTCAACGGGGAATAAGAAGAAAGTCTTCTTGATCACAGCTTTTTATCTCAAACCTCCCCTCCTTATTTTGGACGAACCATTTGATGGCCTAGATTTTGATGCGACAGAATTTCTATATGGTTTGCTATTGCAGTATAAAGAAGAAGGCTCTATTCTGATGAGTTCGCATATCGCAGAGAGTATCGTTCGGGTGTGTGATACAGCTTATTCTATTGAAGATGGTCACCTAGATGCGATCGAATCGAATTTAGAAGATTGGTTTCATGACGTCAATCGTCAGAGGGGGTAG
- a CDS encoding 8-oxo-dGTP diphosphatase — MSRTTPTILCNLCMVEDLENGKVVLQYRSPEKTHWAGYAFPGGHIEEGESLVESVIREIYEETGLTITNPKLVAVKDWPQDEGGRYIVFCYKATEFTGQLRSSEEGEVYWVEKDQLEKLDLSYDMLPLLEVMEDPDLSEFYYRKRTDDDWEKLRF; from the coding sequence ATGTCACGTACAACGCCTACTATACTGTGCAATCTTTGCATGGTCGAAGATCTTGAAAATGGGAAAGTAGTCCTCCAATACCGCTCACCTGAAAAGACTCACTGGGCTGGCTATGCTTTTCCAGGTGGCCATATCGAAGAAGGAGAAAGCCTTGTAGAATCCGTCATTCGTGAAATCTACGAAGAGACAGGACTGACAATTACAAATCCAAAACTGGTCGCAGTCAAAGACTGGCCACAAGATGAGGGCGGCCGCTACATCGTCTTTTGCTACAAAGCAACAGAATTCACAGGCCAGCTAAGATCGTCTGAAGAAGGAGAAGTTTATTGGGTTGAGAAGGATCAATTAGAAAAGTTGGACTTGTCCTACGATATGCTTCCTCTGCTGGAAGTGATGGAAGACCCGGACTTGTCTGAGTTCTATTATCGCAAACGGACAGACGATGATTGGGAAAAATTAAGATTTTAA